A genomic stretch from Spongiibacter nanhainus includes:
- the bioC gene encoding malonyl-ACP O-methyltransferase BioC, with protein MTAVYRERLPAFSADAGEVVLLTGWASSSHIWRHLLPALRRDFNITLLDLPLDAEDPLAALLPYLPPRAVYLGWSLGGMIATRLAARHPRRVSGLVTVASNSCFVANDAWPAAMAPATFDSFYRLFEQRPDKGLSRFQLLQSHGDEQRDRVMAALSGLPHTQSHSALLTGLNWLRDWDNTSELTQIACPTMHVFGESDALVPVSAATAIAERCADQHCEVMAGCGHLPFVSRAADFLACCQRFFERSGLLGESALQREQHWLSDRQFKRDVARSFSRAAQSYDSVAELQRRVADRLLASLPDCRDKRLVDLGCGTGYSLPALAERAGGGELLALDIAEGMLDYARQRCQQAADTQVDQWICGDAEDLPLADDSVDVIFSSLSLQWCHKPGALYTELERVLRPGGVAVIATLGPETLHELRAAWQQVDGYVHVNAFESRATIEEAIHASRLHLDSWLDIPEAVYYQRLGELTRELKSLGAHNVNDGRPGGLTGRQRLSRLTAAYEQFRDDEGRLPASYQVWNITVSKPYAEH; from the coding sequence ATGACGGCGGTGTATCGGGAGCGCCTGCCCGCCTTCAGCGCGGACGCAGGGGAGGTGGTCTTGCTCACTGGCTGGGCCAGCTCAAGCCATATTTGGCGTCACCTGCTGCCGGCCTTGCGGCGGGATTTTAATATTACCCTGCTGGATCTGCCACTGGACGCAGAGGACCCCCTTGCCGCGCTGTTGCCTTATCTTCCCCCGCGCGCGGTTTACCTGGGCTGGTCTCTGGGCGGGATGATCGCCACCCGTCTGGCGGCGCGTCATCCCCGGCGGGTCAGCGGTCTGGTCACCGTTGCCAGCAATAGCTGTTTTGTGGCCAATGACGCTTGGCCGGCGGCAATGGCGCCGGCGACCTTTGACAGTTTTTATCGTTTGTTTGAGCAGCGTCCTGATAAAGGCCTGTCGCGCTTCCAATTGCTGCAAAGCCACGGTGACGAGCAGCGGGATAGGGTCATGGCGGCCTTGTCTGGGTTGCCCCATACCCAGTCCCACAGTGCGCTGCTGACCGGTTTGAACTGGCTGCGGGACTGGGACAATACGTCCGAACTCACGCAAATCGCCTGTCCCACCATGCATGTGTTTGGCGAATCGGATGCCCTGGTGCCGGTGTCGGCTGCCACTGCGATAGCGGAGCGTTGCGCCGATCAGCATTGCGAGGTCATGGCCGGCTGTGGGCACCTGCCCTTTGTGTCGCGGGCAGCGGATTTTTTGGCATGCTGCCAGCGCTTTTTTGAGCGCAGCGGATTACTGGGGGAGTCTGCACTCCAGCGGGAACAGCACTGGCTCAGCGACCGCCAATTTAAGCGCGACGTGGCGCGCTCTTTCAGTCGCGCAGCGCAGAGTTACGACAGTGTTGCAGAGTTGCAGCGGCGGGTGGCAGATCGCTTGTTGGCATCGCTGCCGGATTGCCGTGATAAACGGCTGGTGGATTTGGGTTGCGGCACCGGTTATAGCCTGCCGGCCCTTGCCGAGCGGGCTGGCGGCGGCGAACTGCTCGCCCTGGATATTGCCGAGGGCATGCTGGATTACGCCCGGCAGCGCTGCCAGCAAGCCGCTGACACTCAGGTCGATCAGTGGATTTGCGGAGATGCCGAGGACCTGCCCTTAGCGGACGACAGTGTCGATGTGATTTTTTCCAGCCTATCCCTGCAGTGGTGTCATAAGCCCGGCGCGCTCTACACTGAGCTGGAGCGGGTGCTGCGCCCGGGAGGCGTGGCGGTGATAGCGACTCTGGGCCCGGAGACCCTGCACGAGCTGCGGGCGGCGTGGCAGCAGGTGGACGGCTATGTTCACGTCAATGCCTTTGAGTCCCGAGCGACCATTGAAGAGGCCATCCACGCCAGTCGGCTGCATTTGGACAGTTGGTTGGATATCCCCGAAGCCGTCTATTACCAGCGTCTCGGCGAGTTGACCCGGGAACTGAAAAGCCTCGGCGCCCACAACGTCAACGATGGGCGCCCTGGCGGGCTGACCGGGCGGCAGCGATTGAGTCGTCTTACTGCAGCTTACGAGCAGTTCAGAGACGACGAAGGACGGTTACCGGCCAGTTATCAAGTTTGGAATATTACGGTGAGCAAGCCCTATGCCGAACACTGA
- the bioD gene encoding dethiobiotin synthase — protein sequence MPNTDIAAKPRHKSYFIAGTDTDAGKTLVATGLLRAAKQRGLRTLAVKPVAAGAEMSDGALRNDDALNLAAEITEALPYAQLNPVVFAPPIAPHIAAQQAGKRVTVAQLAGFCRGVMMRPADLLLIEGAGGWRVPVNDRESLADLAVELQAPVILVVGMKLGCLNHALLTAEAIRRDGLTLAGWVANQIDPNMACADENFASLEARLMAPCLGRVPHLGAATDLDAVANCLDISIL from the coding sequence ATGCCGAACACTGATATCGCGGCTAAGCCGCGCCATAAAAGCTATTTTATCGCCGGTACCGACACCGATGCCGGCAAAACCCTGGTGGCCACCGGCCTATTGCGTGCAGCCAAGCAGCGGGGGCTGCGAACCTTGGCAGTCAAGCCGGTGGCGGCGGGCGCGGAAATGAGCGACGGCGCGTTGCGCAACGACGACGCCTTGAACCTGGCGGCGGAAATTACCGAGGCATTGCCCTACGCCCAGCTCAACCCGGTGGTTTTCGCGCCGCCGATTGCGCCCCATATCGCTGCCCAACAGGCCGGCAAGCGGGTCACGGTGGCCCAGCTGGCCGGCTTTTGTCGTGGGGTCATGATGCGCCCGGCGGATCTGTTACTGATCGAGGGTGCCGGCGGCTGGCGGGTGCCGGTCAACGACCGGGAAAGCCTCGCTGACCTGGCCGTGGAGCTGCAAGCGCCGGTGATACTGGTGGTGGGGATGAAGCTGGGCTGCCTCAATCACGCTTTACTGACGGCGGAGGCAATTCGGCGCGATGGCTTGACCCTGGCTGGCTGGGTGGCCAATCAGATCGATCCCAATATGGCCTGTGCGGACGAAAACTTTGCCAGTCTCGAGGCGCGCTTAATGGCGCCGTGCCTGGGGCGGGTTCCCCACCTTGGCGCCGCCACAGATTTGGATGCCGTGGCAAACTGCCTCGATATCTCTATTTTGTAA
- a CDS encoding acyl-CoA dehydrogenase C-terminal domain-containing protein: MPQYKAPTRDIEFVLKDVLDSSSHYAALAGREEVSEDLLDAIITEGAKFSENVLSPLNQVGDQEGCTWSEEGVTTPTGFKEAYQQYAEGGWPSMTADTQFGGQGLPPSVGIVLTEMVSSACWSWGMYTGLSQSAARLLENYANAELQETYLPKMTDGTWGGTMCLTEPHCGSDLGILRTKAEPNADGSYNITGTKIFISGGEHDMMENIVHLVLARIDGAPMGTKGISLFLVPKFLPDAANNIGDRNAVHCGSIEHKMGIKASATCVMNFDGATGFLVGEENRGLNAMFHMMNSARLGTALQGLSAGELSFQGALTYARERLQMRSLTGPKNPEGPADPLIVHPDVRRMLLTQKALAEGSRAFIYWVAQLVDTFYYGADEEARENAEELSELLTPIAKAFVTETGLESANYGMQVYGGHGYISEWGMEQIVRDLRIATLYEGTTGIQALDLLGRKVMGTGGKQLMAFTKLIHKFCKSQEHRDEMTPFINKLSELNSEWGEITAKLGEKAMANADEVGAASVDYLMYSGYVALGFMWAKMAAVALEGDQDDAFLKAKVQTAQFYFQRILPRTESHKLSMLNGADTLMAMPEDAFAF, encoded by the coding sequence ATGCCGCAGTACAAGGCACCGACACGCGATATCGAATTTGTTTTAAAGGATGTGCTGGACAGCAGCAGCCACTACGCCGCACTGGCGGGTCGCGAAGAAGTCAGCGAAGACCTGCTCGACGCCATCATTACCGAGGGCGCAAAATTTTCTGAGAACGTGCTGTCACCCCTTAACCAAGTGGGTGACCAGGAAGGTTGCACTTGGTCGGAAGAGGGGGTCACCACGCCCACCGGCTTTAAAGAAGCCTATCAGCAATACGCCGAAGGCGGATGGCCTTCGATGACCGCCGACACTCAATTCGGTGGCCAGGGCCTGCCGCCGTCCGTCGGCATCGTGCTGACAGAAATGGTTAGCTCGGCGTGTTGGTCTTGGGGCATGTACACCGGCCTCAGTCAGTCTGCTGCCCGGTTGTTGGAGAACTACGCCAACGCCGAGCTGCAGGAAACGTATCTGCCCAAAATGACCGATGGCACCTGGGGCGGCACCATGTGCCTGACCGAGCCCCACTGTGGCTCTGACTTGGGTATTTTGCGCACCAAAGCTGAGCCCAATGCCGACGGCAGCTACAACATCACCGGCACCAAGATTTTTATCTCCGGTGGCGAGCACGACATGATGGAGAATATTGTCCATCTGGTGCTGGCGCGGATCGACGGCGCGCCGATGGGCACCAAGGGCATCTCTCTGTTCCTGGTACCCAAGTTCCTGCCGGACGCGGCCAACAACATTGGCGATCGCAACGCGGTGCACTGTGGCAGCATTGAACACAAAATGGGTATCAAGGCCTCCGCGACCTGTGTGATGAACTTTGACGGCGCCACCGGCTTCCTCGTGGGTGAGGAAAACCGCGGGCTTAACGCCATGTTCCATATGATGAACTCGGCGCGTTTGGGTACCGCACTGCAAGGTCTGTCAGCGGGTGAGCTGTCCTTCCAGGGTGCGCTGACCTATGCCCGCGAGCGTCTGCAAATGCGTTCTTTGACCGGCCCCAAAAATCCGGAAGGCCCTGCCGATCCGCTGATTGTGCACCCCGATGTGCGGCGCATGTTGCTGACGCAAAAAGCGTTGGCCGAGGGCAGCCGTGCCTTTATTTACTGGGTAGCCCAGCTGGTCGACACTTTCTACTACGGTGCTGATGAAGAGGCCCGGGAAAACGCCGAAGAGTTGTCCGAGCTGCTGACCCCCATTGCCAAAGCCTTTGTCACCGAGACTGGTCTGGAGTCTGCCAACTACGGCATGCAGGTTTACGGTGGTCACGGTTACATCTCCGAATGGGGCATGGAGCAAATTGTCCGCGATCTGCGGATTGCGACTCTCTATGAAGGTACCACCGGCATTCAGGCGCTGGATCTGTTGGGCCGCAAAGTGATGGGCACCGGCGGCAAACAGTTGATGGCCTTTACTAAGCTGATCCACAAGTTCTGCAAGTCTCAGGAACACCGGGACGAAATGACGCCCTTTATCAATAAGTTGTCGGAACTCAACAGTGAATGGGGCGAAATAACCGCTAAACTAGGCGAAAAAGCAATGGCCAACGCCGACGAAGTTGGCGCGGCATCGGTGGACTACCTGATGTACTCCGGTTACGTCGCGCTGGGCTTTATGTGGGCAAAAATGGCCGCAGTGGCTTTGGAAGGCGATCAAGATGATGCCTTCCTGAAAGCGAAGGTGCAGACCGCCCAGTTTTATTTCCAACGGATCCTGCCGCGCACCGAATCCCATAAGCTGTCGATGCTCAATGGCGCCGACACCTTGATGGCGATGCCGGAAGACGCGTTCGCGTTCTAG
- a CDS encoding acyl-CoA dehydrogenase C-terminal domain-containing protein, protein MPDYKAPLRDMQFVLHEVFEAEALWQGMPETAEVNRELADAILDESAKINENLVAPLSQPGHEEGVHWDDGIVTTPKGYPEAFKQLAEGGWGGLSGPLDFGGQNMPKMLVLLFEEMLYSSNIAMGLYLTLTSGAALAIDSHASEELKEKYLPNMYSGKWAGAMCLTEAHAGTDLGMIRTKAEPNADGSYAITGTKIFITGGDHDLTENIIHLVLAKLPDAPAGSKGISLFLVPKVKVNDDGSLGDSNGVSCGSIEHKMGINASATCVMNFDGAEGYLVGDVNKGLQGMFTMMNYERLSVGIQGLSAAQAAYQWSCEYARERLQSRSPSGPQNESGPADPIIVHPDVRRMLMTQKAFVEAGRAFAVYVGKQLDVAKFGEGEAKQKAAGMVELLTPVAKAFLTDKGLEGTVLGQQCFGGHGYIREWGMEQLVRDVRIAQIYEGTNGIQAMDLMGRKVASNGGNYVATLIQEMRDFADSAAGVDGMDEFLSPMTGAIDTLEALTAFVLEGAQGGDANLIGASANDYLHVLGYTLYSYMWAMQTKAILSGNSQQGEDFDKAKLQTARYFMQRLLPQIDALESSVRSGSELMMEIDEAAFV, encoded by the coding sequence ATGCCAGACTACAAAGCTCCCCTTCGCGATATGCAGTTCGTTCTTCACGAGGTGTTTGAGGCCGAAGCCCTGTGGCAGGGCATGCCGGAAACCGCCGAGGTAAACCGCGAATTGGCCGATGCCATTCTTGATGAAAGTGCCAAAATTAACGAGAACTTGGTGGCGCCTTTGAGCCAGCCTGGCCACGAAGAGGGTGTCCACTGGGACGACGGTATCGTCACCACCCCCAAAGGCTATCCCGAGGCCTTTAAACAGCTGGCTGAAGGCGGCTGGGGCGGCCTATCTGGACCGCTGGATTTCGGCGGCCAGAATATGCCCAAGATGTTGGTGTTGTTGTTTGAGGAAATGCTCTATTCCTCCAACATTGCCATGGGTCTCTATTTGACGCTGACCTCGGGTGCCGCACTGGCCATTGACAGCCATGCGTCCGAGGAGCTCAAGGAAAAATACCTGCCTAATATGTACAGCGGTAAATGGGCGGGTGCGATGTGCCTGACCGAGGCCCACGCCGGTACCGATCTAGGGATGATCCGCACCAAGGCTGAGCCCAACGCCGATGGCAGTTACGCCATCACTGGCACCAAAATCTTTATCACCGGCGGTGACCACGACCTGACCGAGAATATCATTCACCTAGTGTTGGCAAAGTTGCCGGATGCGCCTGCCGGTTCCAAAGGTATCTCGCTGTTCCTGGTGCCCAAGGTCAAGGTCAATGACGACGGCAGCCTCGGTGACAGCAATGGCGTCAGCTGCGGCAGCATCGAGCACAAGATGGGGATCAATGCCTCTGCGACCTGTGTGATGAACTTCGACGGCGCTGAAGGCTACCTGGTCGGCGACGTCAACAAAGGCCTGCAGGGCATGTTCACCATGATGAACTACGAGCGTCTGTCGGTGGGTATTCAGGGCCTTAGTGCCGCGCAAGCCGCGTACCAGTGGTCTTGTGAATACGCCCGTGAGCGCCTGCAAAGCCGTTCTCCCTCTGGTCCCCAAAACGAAAGTGGGCCCGCTGATCCCATTATCGTTCATCCCGATGTGCGGCGTATGCTGATGACTCAAAAAGCCTTCGTCGAGGCGGGGCGGGCCTTTGCCGTTTATGTCGGCAAGCAGTTGGACGTTGCCAAGTTCGGTGAAGGCGAGGCCAAGCAGAAAGCGGCCGGTATGGTCGAGCTGCTCACTCCGGTGGCCAAGGCCTTCCTGACCGACAAAGGCCTGGAGGGCACGGTACTGGGCCAGCAGTGTTTTGGTGGTCACGGTTATATCCGCGAGTGGGGCATGGAGCAGTTGGTGCGTGATGTGCGCATCGCGCAAATCTACGAAGGCACCAACGGCATTCAGGCAATGGACCTGATGGGACGCAAGGTGGCTTCCAACGGTGGCAACTACGTTGCGACTCTTATTCAGGAGATGCGTGACTTTGCCGACAGCGCCGCAGGTGTCGACGGCATGGATGAATTTCTGTCGCCGATGACGGGTGCGATTGATACTCTCGAGGCACTGACCGCATTCGTGCTTGAGGGAGCGCAGGGTGGCGACGCCAACCTGATCGGCGCCTCTGCCAACGACTATCTACATGTGTTGGGCTACACCCTCTACAGCTATATGTGGGCAATGCAGACCAAGGCGATTTTGAGTGGCAACAGCCAGCAAGGTGAAGATTTTGATAAAGCCAAGCTGCAGACTGCTCGCTACTTTATGCAGCGCCTGTTGCCGCAGATCGACGCACTGGAATCATCAGTGCGCAGCGGCAGTGAGCTGATGATGGAGATTGATGAGGCGGCCTTCGTCTAA
- a CDS encoding alpha/beta hydrolase, translated as MAKDTAGYSSQLSDFQSHGETCRGTLLRPDNPGPNPIVILAHGFAAERSFQLPEIARHFVEHGFAAYYFDYRCFGDSDGTPRHWVDPKRHQQDWRNAIAHVGKLDGIDPTRIVLWGSSFSGGHVLQLASEDVPVAAVMAQVPHINGIATARNIPLKNLLRMTVSGLADTIGSIVGYQHYSPVVGRPGDYATMSSEECWDGWFSIVPEHSQWQNKVLSRVFLKLPLFSPNHHASRIKVPTLIIAGKHDSITPAQSAKKMAEDIPQGEYHELPCNHFQVYTGKFLEQVLAIQLDFLDKHTGRDIA; from the coding sequence ATGGCTAAAGACACCGCCGGCTATTCCAGCCAACTTAGCGACTTTCAAAGTCACGGAGAGACCTGCCGGGGAACGCTGCTGCGACCGGATAATCCAGGCCCGAACCCCATCGTTATTCTGGCCCACGGCTTTGCGGCCGAGCGCAGTTTCCAGCTACCCGAAATAGCCCGCCACTTTGTCGAGCACGGCTTTGCCGCCTATTACTTTGACTACCGTTGTTTTGGCGACAGCGACGGTACTCCCCGGCACTGGGTCGACCCCAAACGCCATCAGCAGGACTGGCGCAATGCCATTGCCCACGTCGGTAAGCTAGACGGCATTGATCCCACCCGAATCGTGCTGTGGGGCTCCTCATTCAGTGGTGGTCACGTGTTGCAATTGGCCAGCGAGGACGTGCCGGTTGCCGCGGTTATGGCGCAAGTACCCCATATCAACGGCATCGCGACAGCGCGAAACATTCCGCTGAAAAACCTGTTGCGGATGACGGTTTCCGGCCTTGCGGATACGATCGGCTCGATAGTGGGGTATCAACACTACAGCCCAGTTGTTGGCAGGCCGGGGGACTACGCCACGATGAGCAGTGAAGAGTGCTGGGACGGCTGGTTTAGCATTGTCCCCGAACACTCCCAGTGGCAGAACAAGGTGTTATCGCGGGTGTTCCTCAAGCTGCCCCTGTTCAGCCCCAATCACCACGCGTCCCGCATTAAAGTCCCGACACTAATTATCGCCGGCAAACACGACAGTATTACCCCCGCGCAGTCGGCGAAAAAAATGGCCGAGGACATTCCCCAGGGTGAATACCATGAACTACCCTGCAATCATTTTCAGGTCTATACCGGCAAGTTTTTAGAGCAGGTTCTGGCGATTCAGCTCGACTTTCTCGACAAGCACACTGGTCGGGATATAGCCTGA
- a CDS encoding saccharopine dehydrogenase family protein, with the protein MSESPKIVVYGGSGYTGKLVAECLAERNMPFYFSGRNQAKLESSLKIVEERLGRPCNEATIVQAANTREELVPLFEKVEVVINVAGPFMQLAWPVIEACLETNCHYLDTTGEQDFTIVARDKYGKAFAEKNLLLSPANSYMWVAGALAAEVVLETEGVDTLDITYQINNALPSQASTRSFLRMVNNPQYYIKDNEMVEWQGDRHYTICVPHLSQPQLALPWSGGCEPVWYEHDDRVRNLKVLTAFGDEIIEAVVGLVHRFNEESQGMTQEQKEELTNNYGDEMTPAEPPKDSRDIHRTVITCIGQGRQVTTVFPLSLNAPYTFTGEICAESASRLLNGDLKAAGFQSATGAFGHRELLEHFHKTGYTNLPD; encoded by the coding sequence ATGTCAGAATCACCAAAAATTGTTGTGTATGGCGGCAGCGGTTATACCGGAAAGCTGGTAGCCGAGTGCCTAGCCGAACGCAATATGCCCTTTTACTTCTCCGGACGTAACCAAGCAAAATTGGAATCGTCGCTTAAAATTGTAGAGGAACGTCTGGGCCGCCCCTGCAACGAAGCCACCATTGTTCAAGCGGCTAATACCCGTGAAGAACTCGTGCCACTGTTTGAAAAAGTGGAAGTAGTCATCAACGTCGCCGGCCCATTCATGCAACTTGCCTGGCCCGTTATTGAAGCGTGCCTGGAGACCAACTGCCACTACCTCGACACCACCGGCGAACAGGACTTTACAATCGTCGCCCGCGACAAGTACGGCAAAGCCTTTGCGGAAAAGAACCTGCTGCTGAGCCCGGCCAACAGTTATATGTGGGTAGCAGGCGCGCTGGCAGCCGAAGTGGTTCTGGAAACCGAAGGCGTCGACACCCTCGACATCACTTACCAAATCAACAACGCCCTGCCTTCTCAGGCCTCGACCAGATCCTTCCTGCGCATGGTGAACAACCCGCAGTACTACATCAAGGACAACGAGATGGTGGAATGGCAAGGCGACCGTCATTACACCATCTGTGTTCCACATTTGTCACAGCCGCAACTGGCTCTGCCGTGGAGCGGTGGCTGTGAGCCGGTTTGGTACGAGCACGATGACCGCGTCCGCAACCTTAAGGTACTCACTGCCTTTGGCGATGAAATCATCGAGGCTGTGGTGGGTCTGGTTCACCGCTTTAATGAAGAGTCTCAGGGAATGACTCAGGAGCAGAAGGAAGAACTGACCAACAACTACGGTGACGAAATGACGCCGGCGGAGCCCCCCAAAGACAGCCGTGACATTCACCGCACAGTGATCACCTGTATTGGCCAGGGTCGCCAGGTCACAACGGTATTCCCGCTGTCACTGAACGCGCCCTACACCTTTACCGGTGAGATTTGTGCAGAGTCAGCATCCCGTTTGCTGAACGGCGACTTGAAAGCCGCAGGCTTCCAATCAGCGACCGGCGCATTCGGCCACAGAGAGCTGCTGGAGCACTTCCACAAAACCGGTTACACCAACCTGCCGGACTAA